In one window of Micromonospora cathayae DNA:
- a CDS encoding GatB/YqeY domain-containing protein, translated as MSTLKDRLTTDMRAALKARDELTTSTLRMALAAVGNAEVAGKAKRELSDDEVLAVLTKEAKKRRESATAFADAGRAEQAAKETAEGEVLERYLPKQLSDAELAELVGGALAAGGFSGKGQMGPAMKAAQAAVAGRAEGGRVAAEVRRQLGA; from the coding sequence ATGAGCACGCTTAAGGACCGCCTGACCACCGACATGCGGGCCGCCCTCAAGGCCCGCGACGAGTTGACCACCTCCACCCTGCGGATGGCCCTGGCCGCTGTCGGGAACGCCGAGGTCGCCGGCAAGGCCAAGCGGGAGCTCTCCGATGACGAGGTGCTGGCCGTGCTGACCAAGGAGGCGAAGAAGCGCCGCGAGTCGGCGACCGCCTTCGCCGACGCCGGCCGGGCCGAGCAGGCGGCCAAGGAGACCGCCGAGGGCGAGGTACTGGAGCGGTACCTGCCGAAGCAGCTCTCCGACGCCGAGCTGGCCGAGCTGGTCGGCGGGGCGCTCGCCGCGGGTGGGTTCAGCGGCAAGGGGCAGATGGGCCCGGCCATGAAGGCGGCCCAGGCCGCGGTAGCCGGCCGGGCCGAGGGTGGCCGGGTGGCCGCCGAGGTACGTCGCCAGCTGGGGGCCTGA
- a CDS encoding metallophosphoesterase, with the protein MRKRTLFRLAASTAALGAATLAYASLVERNLFTLRRYDVPVLPADAEPLRILHLSDLHMTPGQERKQRWVASLVALDPDLVVVTGDNMAHPGAVPGVLRALQPLFDFPGVFVFGSNDYTGPVWKNPLSYFLPDREYREGVELPYEELRSVFTGAGWADLNNARTTVKAGGRMIEVVGVDDPHIARDDYESVAGPVAETADLAIALAHSPEPRLLDEMAADGFELLLAGHTHGGQVCVPGVGALVTNCELPRSMAKGLHRWPGSDAWLHVSAGLGTHPTAPVRFACRPEASILTLIPR; encoded by the coding sequence ATGCGAAAGCGCACACTATTCCGGCTCGCGGCCTCCACCGCCGCCCTCGGCGCGGCCACCCTGGCGTACGCCTCACTCGTCGAACGCAACCTGTTCACCCTGCGCCGGTACGACGTGCCGGTGCTGCCGGCCGACGCCGAACCGCTGCGCATCCTGCACCTGTCCGACCTGCACATGACCCCCGGCCAGGAGCGCAAGCAGCGCTGGGTGGCCTCGCTGGTCGCCCTCGACCCGGACCTGGTGGTGGTCACCGGGGACAACATGGCCCACCCCGGAGCGGTGCCCGGGGTGCTGCGCGCCCTCCAGCCGCTGTTCGACTTCCCCGGCGTCTTCGTGTTCGGCTCCAACGACTACACCGGCCCGGTCTGGAAGAACCCGCTCAGCTACTTCCTGCCCGACCGGGAGTACCGGGAAGGCGTGGAGCTGCCGTACGAGGAGCTGCGCTCGGTGTTCACCGGAGCCGGCTGGGCCGACCTGAACAACGCCCGCACCACCGTCAAGGCCGGCGGCCGGATGATCGAGGTGGTCGGGGTGGACGACCCGCACATCGCCCGGGACGACTACGAATCCGTGGCCGGCCCGGTCGCCGAGACCGCCGACCTCGCCATCGCCCTGGCCCACTCCCCCGAGCCCCGCCTGCTGGACGAGATGGCCGCCGACGGCTTCGAACTGCTGCTGGCCGGACACACCCACGGCGGGCAGGTCTGCGTACCGGGGGTCGGGGCGCTGGTCACCAACTGCGAGCTGCCCCGGTCCATGGCGAAGGGCCTACACCGCTGGCCGGGCTCGGACGCCTGGCTGCACGTCTCCGCCGGACTCGGCACCCACCCCACCGCCCCGGTCCGGTTCGCCTGCCGCCCGGAGGCCAGCATCCTGACCCTGATCCCCCGCTGA
- a CDS encoding HD domain-containing protein: MSDDHDAAMRFIFEAGVLKRAARTGWWFAGVKHPESIAEHSHRTALIGMILAAMEGADPARVTMLCVLHDTQETRTTDIPHIAKRYLTAAPNTTITEDQVAGCPPTVADTITVAVAEYEAGETLEAIVARDADKLECLVQAVEYRHQGIDNVQRWIDSSRAALKTTSAHRLADAALTGQPLTWLTPPPKPQ, encoded by the coding sequence ATGAGCGACGACCACGACGCCGCGATGAGGTTCATCTTCGAGGCCGGCGTTCTCAAACGCGCCGCCCGTACCGGCTGGTGGTTCGCCGGGGTCAAGCACCCCGAGTCCATCGCCGAGCACTCCCACCGCACCGCTCTGATCGGGATGATCCTCGCCGCCATGGAAGGGGCCGACCCCGCCCGGGTGACGATGCTCTGCGTCCTGCACGACACGCAGGAGACCCGGACCACCGACATTCCCCACATAGCAAAGCGCTACCTAACCGCCGCGCCCAACACCACCATCACCGAAGACCAGGTCGCCGGCTGCCCACCTACCGTCGCCGACACCATCACCGTCGCCGTCGCGGAATACGAAGCCGGCGAAACCCTTGAGGCCATCGTCGCCCGTGACGCCGACAAACTCGAATGCCTCGTCCAAGCCGTCGAGTACCGCCACCAGGGCATCGACAACGTCCAACGCTGGATCGACAGTTCCCGCGCCGCACTCAAGACCACCTCGGCGCACCGCCTGGCCGACGCCGCACTCACCGGACAGCCCCTCACCTGGCTCACCCCACCCCCGAAACCGCAGTAG
- a CDS encoding helix-turn-helix domain-containing protein → MWSPTRPARSGHERSAAHRATDHLTLTAIPGSSGGRYGESLTDVPSVVAVHSRELERVPSSYTGSVVVSHVDPRFGAQLRALRADRGLSLRALGQLAHRGKSHLHDLETGAKAPTPETARHLDDVLQAGGVLVRLVGQPVDHHAEADDLVARVRASDVSAETLTRIEAGVDDLASAYATTRPVDLLPMVRRHLAYVGRLLDGRGTLAQRRRLIVAGGWLTLLRATVHIDLQQRSAAGAHLIAAAKLAEHGEHPEIRAWCLETRAWDRLVQGEHRQAVDLSQQAQRVAPRGSSAHIQATAQEARVWARLGDVRRTRDALDRLDRLTANLPVPARAEHHYRYDPTKALAYTATTLSWAGDPAAEQVARVALTELDPHGDGGDRPRRSASARLDLALALVAVGRLDEASAVAVEAIRSGRVASSNWWRAREVLRRVEQTDAAEAAALREVYEAHRPA, encoded by the coding sequence ATGTGGTCACCGACCCGGCCTGCCCGATCAGGCCACGAACGGTCGGCGGCACATCGTGCGACCGATCATCTGACACTGACGGCCATACCAGGCAGCAGTGGCGGTCGTTACGGTGAAAGCCTGACCGATGTACCTTCCGTAGTGGCTGTTCACAGCCGAGAGCTGGAGCGCGTTCCTTCCTCCTACACCGGGAGCGTGGTCGTGTCGCACGTCGATCCGCGTTTCGGGGCTCAGTTACGGGCTCTTCGTGCCGACCGGGGTCTGTCGCTGCGGGCACTCGGGCAGCTCGCGCATCGGGGCAAGAGCCACCTGCACGACCTGGAGACCGGTGCCAAGGCTCCGACGCCCGAGACGGCCCGGCATCTCGATGATGTTCTTCAGGCCGGTGGTGTGCTCGTACGGCTCGTCGGGCAGCCGGTCGACCACCACGCCGAGGCCGACGACCTGGTTGCCCGGGTACGCGCCAGCGATGTGAGCGCCGAGACGCTGACCCGGATCGAGGCAGGTGTGGACGATCTGGCGAGCGCGTACGCGACCACGCGGCCGGTGGACCTGTTGCCGATGGTCCGGAGGCATCTGGCGTACGTGGGCCGGCTGCTCGACGGTCGGGGCACGCTGGCGCAGCGGCGGCGTCTGATCGTTGCCGGCGGCTGGTTGACCCTGCTACGGGCGACGGTGCATATCGACCTTCAACAGCGTTCGGCAGCCGGCGCGCACCTGATCGCGGCCGCCAAGCTCGCCGAGCACGGCGAACATCCGGAGATCCGGGCGTGGTGTCTGGAAACCCGGGCGTGGGACCGGCTCGTCCAGGGCGAGCACCGGCAGGCGGTCGATCTCTCTCAGCAGGCCCAGCGGGTGGCACCCCGGGGAAGCTCGGCGCATATCCAGGCCACCGCCCAGGAGGCGAGGGTATGGGCCCGGCTGGGTGACGTTCGGCGGACCCGCGACGCGCTGGACCGCCTGGACCGGTTGACCGCGAACCTGCCCGTGCCGGCGCGCGCCGAACACCATTACCGGTACGACCCGACGAAGGCGTTGGCGTACACGGCGACGACGCTGTCGTGGGCGGGCGACCCGGCTGCCGAGCAGGTTGCCCGGGTCGCGTTGACCGAGTTGGATCCGCACGGTGACGGGGGTGACCGGCCTCGGCGGTCTGCTTCTGCCCGCCTCGACCTGGCGCTGGCATTGGTCGCCGTCGGCCGGTTGGACGAAGCCAGCGCGGTTGCGGTCGAAGCAATCCGCTCCGGGCGGGTGGCCTCGTCGAACTGGTGGCGGGCCCGGGAGGTGCTCCGGCGGGTCGAGCAGACGGACGCGGCAGAGGCAGCTGCGCTGCGTGAGGTGTACGAGGCACACCGGCCCGCCTGA
- a CDS encoding helix-turn-helix domain-containing protein gives MPGTDLPIGRRVAYWRGRRKLSQQMFADRLGKSKSWVDKVERGVRKLDKLSTLQEIATVLRIDPAVLLGRDVQPAEATGRTEGVDRIRAALSRYEIPLGRPAGRRPVLPVDGMLREVGHAWTTFQHARYQQLVGLAPGLLTDAQRTHAHQPGPGRVPLVEAYRIAASLLVKLGDAELAWLAADRAMLHATGDRELVAAAAVQLGQVLRAAGRAREARSVLRVAAYRIAPPVIGYGTAAELSLCGTLLVQAALAAAQDGDEPSAAELIDEAAELAEQVGDGHDHYRTGFGPAAVELARTAATVECGDARAAIGWHEKATGRAGWRWLAAEHRAAHLLDAARAYLHADDPASAARVLLDAQRTAPAEVRHRPVARDLLAQLADDPYAPTTITQLAVALGVG, from the coding sequence GTGCCGGGGACTGACCTGCCGATCGGTCGGCGGGTGGCGTACTGGCGGGGTCGGCGGAAACTGTCCCAGCAGATGTTCGCCGACCGGCTCGGCAAGTCGAAGAGCTGGGTGGACAAGGTCGAACGTGGTGTCCGGAAACTCGACAAGCTGTCCACGCTCCAGGAGATCGCCACCGTGCTGCGTATCGACCCGGCGGTCCTGCTGGGCCGGGATGTGCAGCCCGCCGAGGCGACCGGACGCACCGAGGGCGTCGATCGGATCCGGGCGGCGCTGTCCCGGTACGAGATCCCGCTCGGTAGGCCGGCGGGCCGCCGGCCGGTGTTGCCGGTGGACGGGATGCTCCGCGAGGTCGGGCATGCCTGGACGACGTTCCAGCATGCCCGCTACCAGCAGCTCGTCGGCCTGGCCCCGGGCCTGCTGACCGACGCGCAACGCACCCACGCCCACCAGCCCGGCCCTGGCCGGGTGCCGCTGGTCGAGGCGTACCGGATCGCCGCGTCGCTGCTGGTCAAGCTCGGCGACGCCGAGCTGGCCTGGCTGGCCGCCGACCGGGCGATGCTGCACGCCACCGGGGACCGCGAGCTGGTCGCCGCCGCAGCCGTGCAGCTCGGCCAGGTGTTGCGTGCCGCCGGCCGGGCCCGGGAGGCGCGGTCGGTGCTGCGGGTCGCCGCGTACCGGATCGCCCCACCGGTGATCGGGTACGGCACGGCGGCCGAGCTGTCGCTGTGCGGCACCCTGCTCGTCCAGGCCGCCCTGGCGGCGGCACAGGACGGGGACGAACCCTCCGCCGCCGAACTGATCGACGAGGCCGCCGAGCTGGCCGAACAGGTCGGGGACGGGCACGACCACTACCGGACCGGGTTCGGACCCGCCGCCGTCGAGCTGGCCCGCACCGCCGCTACCGTCGAATGCGGCGACGCCCGTGCCGCGATCGGCTGGCACGAGAAGGCGACCGGGCGGGCCGGCTGGCGGTGGCTGGCCGCCGAGCACCGGGCCGCGCACCTGCTCGACGCCGCCCGCGCCTACCTGCACGCCGACGACCCGGCGAGCGCCGCCCGGGTGCTGCTCGATGCCCAGCGCACCGCGCCCGCCGAGGTCCGGCACCGGCCCGTCGCCCGGGACCTTCTCGCCCAGCTCGCCGACGACCCGTACGCCCCGACCACGATCACGCAGCTGGCCGTCGCCCTGGGCGTGGGCTGA
- a CDS encoding NAD(P)-dependent oxidoreductase: MTVLGLGLMGQALAGAFLADGRPTTVWNRSATKAEPLVARGATLAASARDAVAASPLVVVCVSNYEVVHELLDPLADVLAGRVLVNLTSGTSQQARETARWAERRGISYLDGVIIATPQGIGAADTLLFYSGPRPVFDRHEPTLRILGGTTTYLGADHALSSLYDMAILTIMWNVLNGFLHGAALVGTAHVPAAAFAPAARKGIATVADWLTGYADQIDSGRYPALDATIDTHVAAMDHLIHEAEFLGVDAELPRFVKVLAERAVTGGHGGDSYAAMIEQFRKTSGG; the protein is encoded by the coding sequence GTGACGGTCCTCGGCCTGGGACTGATGGGCCAGGCGCTGGCCGGAGCGTTCCTGGCGGACGGACGCCCGACCACCGTGTGGAACCGCTCGGCGACGAAGGCCGAACCACTCGTCGCCCGTGGCGCGACCCTCGCGGCCTCGGCCCGCGACGCCGTCGCCGCCAGCCCTCTCGTGGTCGTCTGTGTCTCCAACTACGAGGTCGTGCACGAACTGCTCGACCCGCTCGCGGACGTCCTCGCGGGCCGGGTGCTCGTGAACCTGACCTCGGGCACCTCCCAGCAGGCCCGGGAGACCGCCCGGTGGGCGGAACGGCGGGGCATCTCCTACCTCGACGGCGTGATCATTGCCACCCCGCAGGGCATCGGCGCGGCTGACACCCTGCTGTTCTACAGCGGGCCGCGGCCGGTGTTCGACAGGCACGAGCCAACCCTTCGCATCCTCGGCGGGACCACCACGTACCTCGGTGCCGACCACGCCCTGTCATCGCTGTACGACATGGCGATCCTGACGATCATGTGGAACGTGCTGAACGGCTTCCTGCACGGCGCAGCCCTGGTCGGCACGGCACACGTGCCGGCCGCGGCATTCGCCCCGGCCGCACGCAAGGGGATCGCGACCGTGGCCGACTGGCTGACCGGCTATGCGGACCAGATCGACAGCGGCAGGTACCCGGCCCTCGACGCCACCATCGACACCCACGTGGCGGCGATGGACCACCTCATCCACGAGGCCGAGTTCCTCGGCGTCGACGCCGAACTCCCCAGGTTCGTCAAGGTTCTCGCCGAGCGGGCGGTGACCGGAGGCCACGGCGGCGACAGCTACGCCGCCATGATCGAGCAGTTCCGCAAGACCTCGGGTGGGTGA
- a CDS encoding MerR family transcriptional regulator, with the protein MLIGELSRRTGVGAYLLRYYEAQGLLQPGRSANGYREYTDEDILAVTQIRGLLEAGLSTEDIAYLQPCATGTAPDLEPCPELLTSLRARLHELDERIDTLTRSRRALHDYIDNTERRTSPQRRPCDATAPEPPGTAAVGGRRGRMPGDSARQAP; encoded by the coding sequence GTGTTGATCGGGGAGCTGAGTCGCCGGACCGGAGTGGGTGCATACCTGCTGCGCTACTACGAGGCCCAGGGCCTGCTCCAGCCCGGCCGCAGCGCGAACGGCTACCGCGAGTACACCGACGAAGACATCCTGGCCGTGACTCAGATCAGAGGGTTGCTGGAAGCCGGACTCTCCACCGAGGACATCGCCTACCTGCAGCCCTGCGCCACCGGCACGGCCCCGGACCTGGAGCCCTGCCCGGAACTTCTGACCAGCCTGCGGGCCCGGCTGCACGAGCTGGACGAACGCATCGACACGCTCACCCGGTCCCGCCGGGCCCTGCACGACTACATCGACAACACGGAACGACGTACGTCACCGCAACGCCGGCCGTGCGATGCCACCGCGCCGGAGCCGCCCGGTACGGCCGCCGTCGGCGGGCGTCGGGGTCGGATGCCAGGCGACAGCGCGCGGCAGGCCCCTTGA
- a CDS encoding carboxymuconolactone decarboxylase family protein — translation MAHIDLGVDETEFPGIRGPLRFRPETARPLLELVEVLLRGPHPLTPGERELIAAYVSGRNECTYCCAAHSAYAAAQLDEGMTLVDQVRADLDSAPVPAKLRALLRIAGAVQVSGREVTPELVKAARAEGATDLEIHDTVLIAAAFCMFNRYVDGLGTLPAADPGWYAQASERIVTAGYRQVV, via the coding sequence ATCGCACACATCGATCTAGGGGTGGACGAGACCGAGTTCCCCGGCATCCGGGGGCCGCTGCGGTTCCGGCCGGAGACCGCCCGACCGTTGCTCGAACTGGTCGAGGTGCTGCTGCGCGGCCCGCACCCGCTCACCCCCGGCGAACGGGAACTGATCGCCGCCTACGTCTCCGGCCGCAACGAGTGCACCTACTGCTGTGCGGCGCACTCGGCGTACGCGGCGGCACAGCTCGACGAGGGCATGACCCTGGTCGACCAGGTCCGCGCCGACCTGGACAGCGCCCCGGTCCCGGCGAAGCTGCGCGCCCTGCTGCGCATCGCCGGAGCCGTCCAGGTCAGTGGCCGCGAGGTCACCCCCGAGCTGGTCAAGGCCGCCCGCGCCGAGGGCGCCACCGACCTGGAGATCCACGACACGGTACTGATCGCGGCGGCGTTCTGCATGTTCAACCGGTACGTCGACGGGCTGGGCACGCTGCCGGCGGCCGACCCCGGCTGGTACGCGCAGGCGTCCGAGCGGATCGTCACCGCCGGCTACCGCCAGGTGGTCTGA
- a CDS encoding cellulose binding domain-containing protein, with the protein MKRLRVNTAVVSAGAMLLGSAAVAGALPAGAAAAGCSVTYAVSSEWQGGFGANVAITNLGDPVSSWTLTWSYSAGQRVAEAWNATVTQSGAAVTARNVSYNGAIPTNGSTSFGFNASWSGSNPAPTSFALNGVTCTGGVAPTTGPTTPPPTTPPPTTPPPTTPPPNAAADITVNSATRYQTIDGFGAAQSIWGSSWSTTDTQTLVGMGPNQLGLSIVRTGLSPVSSEWSTHVNSLKTAKSYGSGVKILASPWTAPAAWKTNNSRINGGKLRPEYYDDYALHLNSYVQYMRNQGVTVDVTSVQNEPDWHPDYDSMDWSGTELQTFVREQGAKVQNTKLMVAEAVNLNYSYTDPTLNDASARNNIGYIGGHLYGTEASGRLKPYTLAQQHNKPVWMTEWNLHEADGSGSNIWGNPSNQTVWNETLDDIMRTVHKSMESNWGAYIWWYGKRYYSFIGDGEAAYGTTAGAPLKRGYAFSQYAKYVRPGYQRVALTKSSKASPLEVTAYQGDGKITLVILNRSTSAVNNAVIQVPQNVTKAEYYLTSQNASAASQPTSVNGGQVSVNVGARSISTVVLTL; encoded by the coding sequence ATGAAAAGACTCAGAGTGAACACCGCCGTGGTGTCGGCCGGTGCCATGCTGCTGGGCTCGGCCGCGGTCGCCGGGGCGTTGCCGGCCGGAGCGGCGGCTGCCGGCTGCTCGGTGACCTACGCCGTGTCGTCCGAGTGGCAGGGCGGCTTCGGTGCCAACGTCGCCATCACCAACCTCGGTGACCCGGTCTCCAGTTGGACGCTGACCTGGTCCTACAGCGCCGGCCAGCGGGTCGCGGAAGCCTGGAACGCGACGGTGACCCAGAGCGGTGCCGCGGTCACCGCCAGGAACGTCAGCTACAACGGGGCCATCCCGACCAACGGCTCCACCTCGTTCGGCTTCAACGCCTCGTGGAGCGGCAGCAACCCCGCCCCGACCAGCTTCGCGCTGAACGGGGTGACCTGCACCGGCGGGGTCGCGCCGACCACCGGCCCCACCACCCCGCCGCCGACCACGCCCCCGCCCACCACGCCCCCGCCCACCACGCCGCCGCCGAACGCGGCAGCGGACATCACGGTGAACAGCGCCACCCGGTACCAGACCATCGACGGGTTCGGGGCGGCCCAGTCGATCTGGGGTAGCTCCTGGTCGACGACCGACACCCAGACCCTGGTCGGGATGGGCCCCAACCAGTTGGGTCTGTCCATCGTGCGGACCGGCCTGTCGCCGGTCTCCAGTGAGTGGTCGACCCACGTGAACTCGCTGAAGACGGCCAAGTCGTACGGGTCCGGGGTGAAGATCCTCGCCTCGCCGTGGACGGCACCGGCGGCCTGGAAGACCAACAACAGCCGGATCAACGGCGGCAAGCTGCGCCCCGAGTACTACGACGACTATGCCCTCCACCTGAACAGCTACGTGCAGTACATGCGCAACCAGGGGGTGACGGTCGACGTCACCTCGGTGCAGAACGAGCCGGACTGGCACCCGGACTACGACTCGATGGACTGGAGCGGCACGGAGCTACAGACCTTCGTCCGGGAGCAGGGCGCGAAGGTGCAGAACACCAAGCTCATGGTCGCCGAGGCGGTGAACCTCAACTACAGCTACACCGACCCGACGCTGAACGACGCCAGCGCCCGGAACAACATCGGCTACATCGGCGGCCACCTGTACGGCACCGAGGCGTCCGGCCGGCTGAAGCCGTACACCCTGGCCCAGCAGCACAACAAGCCGGTGTGGATGACCGAGTGGAACCTGCACGAGGCCGACGGCAGCGGCTCCAACATCTGGGGCAACCCCAGCAACCAGACGGTCTGGAACGAGACGCTCGACGACATCATGCGTACCGTGCACAAGTCGATGGAGTCGAACTGGGGCGCCTACATCTGGTGGTACGGCAAGCGCTACTACTCGTTCATCGGTGACGGCGAGGCGGCCTACGGCACCACCGCCGGGGCACCGCTGAAGCGCGGGTACGCGTTCTCGCAGTACGCCAAGTACGTCCGGCCCGGGTACCAGCGGGTCGCCCTGACCAAGAGCTCCAAGGCGTCGCCGCTGGAGGTGACCGCCTACCAGGGCGACGGGAAGATCACGCTGGTCATCCTGAACCGGTCGACCAGCGCGGTGAACAACGCCGTCATCCAGGTGCCGCAGAACGTCACCAAGGCGGAGTACTACCTGACCTCGCAGAACGCCAGCGCGGCGAGCCAGCCGACCAGCGTGAACGGCGGACAGGTCAGCGTCAACGTCGGTGCCCGCAGCATCTCCACCGTCGTGCTGACCCTCTGA
- a CDS encoding AraC family transcriptional regulator — translation MISALNRLVEFVEEQLTDEVDVARVARMLGTTEYHLRRMFSSLAGMSLSEYVRRRRMTVAAADVVRGEDGLLTIAVRHGYGSTEAFGRAFRAVHGVSPGDVRRDGGPLRSQPQIRFRLTVEGSIPMDTRIVDRPAFRLVGHAARVPLIHRGVNPHIQRHIAALPPEEHLRLKGLGDTEPQGLLQVTDDVDPEATEGTELTYLHGVALAGGTPAPDDLDAIEVPAGRWAVFRTSGPYPQLLQDTWAATATEWFPSNPWRLRPGPSIVAVLDRADDFSTATCELWMPVEPE, via the coding sequence GTGATCTCGGCACTCAACCGGCTGGTCGAATTCGTCGAGGAGCAGCTCACCGACGAGGTCGACGTGGCCCGGGTGGCCAGGATGCTCGGTACCACCGAGTACCACCTGCGCCGGATGTTCTCGTCCCTGGCGGGCATGTCGCTGTCGGAGTACGTACGCCGACGTCGGATGACCGTCGCCGCCGCCGACGTGGTGCGGGGCGAGGACGGGCTGCTGACCATCGCCGTCCGGCACGGGTACGGCTCGACCGAGGCGTTCGGGCGGGCGTTCCGGGCCGTGCACGGTGTCAGCCCCGGTGACGTACGCCGGGACGGTGGCCCCCTCCGTAGCCAACCGCAGATCAGGTTCCGCCTGACCGTCGAAGGGAGCATCCCCATGGACACCCGCATCGTCGACCGCCCCGCGTTCCGGCTCGTCGGGCACGCCGCCCGCGTCCCGCTGATCCACCGGGGCGTCAACCCGCACATCCAACGGCACATCGCCGCGCTGCCTCCGGAGGAGCATCTGCGGCTCAAGGGCCTCGGGGACACCGAACCGCAGGGCCTGCTCCAGGTCACCGACGACGTCGACCCGGAGGCCACCGAGGGCACCGAACTGACCTACCTGCACGGGGTGGCCCTGGCCGGGGGCACCCCGGCCCCCGACGACCTTGACGCCATCGAGGTGCCGGCCGGCAGGTGGGCGGTCTTCCGGACGAGTGGACCGTACCCGCAGCTGCTCCAGGACACCTGGGCGGCGACCGCCACCGAGTGGTTCCCGTCCAACCCGTGGCGGCTGCGGCCCGGCCCGTCGATCGTCGCGGTCCTGGACCGAGCGGACGACTTCAGCACCGCGACCTGCGAGCTGTGGATGCCGGTCGAGCCGGAGTGA
- a CDS encoding glycosyltransferase has translation MARVLVSSLPFAGHVGPTSAVAAELVRRGHRVVAYTGTKYHGRFLAVGAEWLPWRRARDFDDARLAATFPGLGGGKGLRGAWRHSARVFLGTAAGQAADLLDAARRQPFDLVVTDQLAFGAALAAEALDVPWASVAVTPLTLPGRHLPPPGLSPAAGPVGRVRDAVLRPPAGAVQRRLATPRVNRVRAAAGLGPRTVAALEDCYSPYLVVAQGVPALEFDRPDLPAHVRFVGRLAPPARSTVPLPDWWPELVAARADGRPVVHVTQGTLDNDPDDLLRPAVAGLAGTAPLVLCATGGPAPSVLGPLPDNVRVAAFLPYDRLLPLVDVMVTNGGWGGTLGGLAAGVPLVVAGRSLDKPDVARRVAWSGAGLDLRTDRPGPTRIRRAVQRVLAGPGFRRRAGELAVALTGAGGAGRAADRIEALLDR, from the coding sequence ATGGCGAGGGTCCTGGTGTCGTCGTTGCCGTTCGCCGGGCACGTGGGGCCGACCTCGGCGGTCGCCGCCGAGCTGGTCCGACGCGGCCACCGGGTGGTCGCGTACACCGGCACGAAGTACCACGGACGGTTCCTCGCCGTCGGGGCCGAATGGCTGCCCTGGCGGCGGGCCCGGGACTTCGACGACGCCCGGCTGGCCGCCACGTTCCCGGGCCTCGGCGGCGGCAAGGGGCTGCGGGGCGCCTGGCGGCACAGTGCCCGGGTGTTCCTCGGCACCGCCGCCGGTCAGGCCGCCGACCTGCTCGACGCGGCCCGGCGGCAACCGTTCGACCTGGTGGTCACCGACCAGCTCGCCTTCGGGGCGGCGCTGGCCGCCGAGGCGCTCGACGTGCCCTGGGCGTCGGTGGCGGTGACGCCGCTGACCCTGCCCGGCCGGCACCTGCCACCCCCGGGGCTGTCCCCGGCGGCCGGCCCGGTCGGCCGGGTCCGGGACGCGGTGCTCCGGCCGCCCGCCGGGGCGGTCCAGCGCCGGCTGGCCACTCCCCGGGTGAACCGGGTACGCGCCGCCGCCGGCCTCGGCCCTCGGACGGTGGCCGCGCTGGAGGACTGCTACTCCCCGTACCTGGTCGTGGCGCAGGGCGTGCCGGCGTTGGAGTTCGACCGTCCCGACCTGCCGGCGCACGTGCGGTTCGTGGGGCGGCTCGCACCACCGGCCCGGTCGACGGTGCCGCTGCCCGACTGGTGGCCGGAGCTGGTGGCGGCGCGGGCGGACGGTCGGCCGGTGGTGCACGTCACCCAGGGCACGCTCGACAACGATCCGGACGACCTGCTGCGGCCGGCCGTCGCCGGGCTGGCCGGTACCGCGCCGCTGGTGCTCTGCGCCACCGGGGGTCCGGCACCGTCGGTGCTCGGCCCGCTGCCGGACAACGTACGGGTGGCGGCCTTCCTGCCGTACGACCGGCTGCTGCCGCTGGTCGACGTGATGGTCACCAACGGCGGTTGGGGTGGCACGCTGGGCGGCCTGGCGGCCGGCGTACCCCTGGTGGTGGCCGGGAGGTCACTGGACAAACCGGACGTCGCCCGGCGGGTGGCCTGGTCCGGTGCCGGCCTCGACCTGCGCACCGACCGGCCCGGTCCGACGCGGATCCGGCGGGCGGTGCAGCGGGTGCTCGCCGGGCCGGGGTTCCGGCGCCGGGCCGGTGAGCTGGCCGTGGCGCTGACCGGGGCCGGTGGCGCGGGCCGGGCCGCCGACCGGATCGAGGCCCTGCTGGACCGGTGA